A window of Marispirochaeta aestuarii genomic DNA:
TTGGATCGTAGCCTTCGGCGGTGGCGCACTGATGTCTGCCATAGCCTTTGCTCTGATTCCCAAGGCCTTGCACGAGCTGCCATCCGGTTTGATTATTGTTGTTTTCCTTGCCGGAACCTTTTCTTTTATGGGTCTGGATATGCTTAGTACCAGAATTGGCGGTTCCATCGCACAGGTTGTGTCGATGATGATGGACTTTATCCCCGAAGCCCTTGCCCTGGGGGCCTCGTTTGCCTATGACCATAAATTCGGATTATTGCTCGCGATCTTCATAGGTCTGCAGAATTTGCCCGAGGGTTTTAACTCGTATGTCGAGCTGAGAGAAAAGATGAGAAGGCGCTCAGTTCTTGCACTGCTGCTTGCCTTGAGCACTGTCGGAATAGTCGCCTCCCTTACAGGAGAGATGTTACTGAAGGATAACCTCAAGGTTATCCATTCCATCATGCTCCTTGCAGGCGGCGGTATTCTCTATCTTATTTTTCAGGATATTGCACCCATGTCAAAACGAAAGAACGACTGGGTCCCGGCAACCGGTGCATGTGTCGGTTTTCTCATCGGTATGCTGGGGGACAAAATTCTCTGAACAACAGTATCATCCCGTCTGTAACAGCAGCTGACACGCTTTTTTGACTCAGGTTGACCAGAACCTTCAAAGCTTTTTTAGTGTTCCTGACCGTGGGGATATCTTACGCCCATGAATAGGCGGGAAGGTATTCTGCCATCTGT
This region includes:
- a CDS encoding ZIP family metal transporter, which encodes MNDTLLIILYSSAAGLPIFIGGLISSLFQAHNTVLKDEINHWIVAFGGGALMSAIAFALIPKALHELPSGLIIVVFLAGTFSFMGLDMLSTRIGGSIAQVVSMMMDFIPEALALGASFAYDHKFGLLLAIFIGLQNLPEGFNSYVELREKMRRRSVLALLLALSTVGIVASLTGEMLLKDNLKVIHSIMLLAGGGILYLIFQDIAPMSKRKNDWVPATGACVGFLIGMLGDKIL